One region of Bacillus pumilus genomic DNA includes:
- the pheS gene encoding phenylalanine--tRNA ligase subunit alpha, translating into MQETLKQLELEAIAKVEAASSLKEVNDIRVQYLGKKGPITEVLRGMGKLSAEERPKMGALANEVREQIAGAIAEKNEQLEKEEVKKKLASQTIDVTLPASPIKMGARHPLTIVVEDIEDLFIGMGYTVEEGPEVETDYYNFEALNLPKEHPARDMQDSFYITEDTLLRTQTSPVQARTLEKYKGQGPVKIICPGKVYRRDSDDATHSHQFMQIEGLVVDHNISMSDLKGTLETVARKMFGEDREIRLRPSFFPFTEPSVEVDVSCFKCGGKGCSVCKGTGWIEILGAGMVHPNVLKMSGFDPETYQGFAFGMGVERIAMLKYGIDDIRHFYTNDIRFTKQFKQD; encoded by the coding sequence ATGCAAGAAACGTTAAAACAGCTTGAATTAGAAGCGATAGCGAAGGTTGAAGCAGCTAGCTCGCTCAAAGAAGTCAATGACATTCGTGTTCAATATTTAGGGAAAAAAGGGCCGATCACAGAGGTGCTTCGCGGAATGGGCAAGCTGTCCGCAGAAGAAAGACCAAAAATGGGCGCACTCGCAAACGAAGTGAGAGAGCAGATTGCTGGTGCTATTGCTGAAAAAAATGAACAGCTGGAAAAAGAAGAAGTGAAGAAGAAACTTGCGTCTCAAACGATCGATGTTACATTGCCAGCAAGCCCAATCAAAATGGGGGCAAGACATCCATTAACGATTGTTGTCGAAGATATTGAAGATTTATTTATTGGTATGGGCTATACCGTTGAGGAAGGTCCTGAGGTAGAAACGGATTATTATAACTTTGAAGCGCTGAATCTTCCAAAGGAGCATCCGGCACGTGATATGCAGGACAGCTTCTATATTACCGAGGATACACTACTCAGAACACAAACGTCACCAGTTCAAGCACGTACACTTGAAAAATATAAAGGACAAGGTCCTGTGAAGATCATCTGCCCTGGGAAAGTATATAGACGAGACAGTGATGACGCGACTCATTCACATCAATTTATGCAGATTGAAGGGCTTGTTGTCGATCACAATATTAGTATGAGTGATCTAAAAGGTACGCTAGAGACAGTGGCGAGAAAAATGTTTGGTGAAGATCGTGAAATTAGACTGCGTCCAAGCTTTTTCCCATTCACAGAACCATCTGTCGAAGTGGATGTGTCTTGCTTTAAATGCGGCGGGAAAGGCTGTTCTGTATGTAAAGGAACAGGCTGGATTGAAATTTTAGGAGCTGGGATGGTTCATCCAAATGTCCTGAAGATGAGCGGATTTGATCCAGAAACTTACCAAGGCTTTGCTTTTGGAATGGGTGTTGAACGGATTGCAATGCTCAAATACGGCATTGATGATATTCGCCATTTCTACACAAATGATATTAGATTCACAAAGCAATTCAAGCAGGACTAA
- a CDS encoding TrmH family RNA methyltransferase yields MKYIESAKNTNIKQWKKLHTKKERTKTGLFLVEGIHLVEEALKSGAVKELMVTSPDKLPSHIDPDIELYELSEEAFSAMTETETPQHIAAVCAVPVFEEKKYERLLLLDAVQDPGNLGTLIRTADAAGLDAVILGDGTVDAFNGKTLRSAQGSHFHLPILKQTLQQTIPVCKEQGIPVYGSALNNAKAYRSVTAEGSFALIVGNEGAGINPEILQMTDHNLYVPMYGQAESLNVAVAAAVLVYHLRG; encoded by the coding sequence TTGAAATATATAGAATCAGCTAAAAACACAAACATTAAACAGTGGAAAAAGCTCCATACGAAAAAAGAACGAACGAAAACGGGGCTGTTTCTCGTGGAGGGAATCCACTTAGTGGAAGAAGCATTGAAGAGCGGAGCTGTAAAAGAATTAATGGTCACATCGCCTGATAAGCTTCCTTCTCATATCGATCCGGACATTGAACTGTATGAACTGAGCGAGGAAGCCTTTTCTGCCATGACCGAAACGGAAACGCCTCAGCACATCGCGGCAGTTTGTGCAGTTCCTGTATTTGAAGAAAAGAAGTATGAACGACTTCTTCTGTTAGATGCAGTGCAGGACCCAGGGAATTTAGGCACACTCATTCGGACAGCAGATGCCGCCGGTCTTGATGCTGTGATCTTAGGCGATGGAACAGTTGATGCATTTAACGGAAAAACGCTCCGTTCAGCACAAGGATCGCATTTCCACCTGCCAATTTTAAAGCAAACCCTTCAGCAGACCATACCAGTATGTAAGGAGCAAGGCATTCCTGTATACGGAAGTGCGCTAAACAATGCGAAAGCGTATAGAAGCGTAACGGCAGAAGGTTCGTTTGCATTAATTGTGGGCAATGAAGGTGCGGGTATAAACCCAGAGATTCTGCAAATGACAGACCACAATTTATATGTGCCAATGTATGGACAGGCAGAATCATTAAATGTGGCTGTTGCAGCAGCTGTTCTTGTCTATCATTTGCGTGGATAG
- the sspI gene encoding small acid-soluble spore protein SspI, whose product MDFNLRGAVIQNITGHNQEQLEHTILDAIQSGEEKMLPGLGVLFEVLWQEASENEKNEILETLEQGLKPHQQQ is encoded by the coding sequence ATGGATTTTAATTTAAGAGGCGCAGTCATTCAAAACATCACTGGCCATAATCAAGAGCAGCTTGAGCATACAATTTTAGATGCCATTCAAAGCGGTGAGGAAAAAATGCTGCCAGGCCTTGGCGTGTTGTTCGAAGTGCTATGGCAAGAAGCATCAGAAAACGAGAAAAATGAGATTCTTGAAACATTAGAGCAAGGCTTAAAGCCTCATCAGCAGCAATAA
- the cstA gene encoding carbon starvation protein CstA — translation MNAVTIVIASMCILAIAYRLYGTFMMVKVLKVTDDHPTPAHTLEDGKDYVPTNKWVTFGHHFAAIAAAGPLVGPILAAQFGYLPGLLWLLIGAVIGGAVHDLVVLFASMRKKGKSLSEVAKEELGPVAGFCTGLAMLFIITITMAGLSMVVLHALERNPWGTFAVGITIPIAMGVGLYYKKTGNLKLATTAGFILLMVGVFLGPNIQGTALGDLLTLDTKTLALALPIYAFFAAALPVWLLLAPRDYLSSFMKIGVFIALIAGIFVVNPTIQFPAFTEFVNGGGPVLAGPVWPFISITIACGAISGFHAFVGSGTTPKMLDRWSDMKPVAFGAMLVECLVGIMALIAATALHPGDYFAINSTPEVFRTLGMSVENLPQLSKEIGLDLEGRTGGAVTLAVGMAYIFTGIPFFGHLASYFFQFVIMFEAVFILTAIDAGTRVARYLIQDFFGEAYKPLKRNDWVPGSVFASALACFMWGYLLYSGDIGSIWALFGVSNQLMASVGLIIGATVVLKIADKRRYMLTCLIPLAYLYVTVNYAGYWMVANVYLNPEASGYSVLNAVLSIIMLILGFVIIVFAIKKWVDIWRDPALRMETPITG, via the coding sequence ATGAATGCGGTTACAATTGTCATAGCATCTATGTGTATTTTAGCGATTGCCTATCGTCTTTATGGCACATTTATGATGGTCAAGGTCTTAAAGGTGACAGACGATCATCCTACACCGGCTCACACATTAGAGGACGGGAAGGATTATGTGCCAACCAATAAATGGGTCACATTTGGGCATCACTTTGCTGCGATTGCAGCTGCAGGTCCGTTAGTGGGTCCGATTTTAGCTGCGCAATTCGGGTATTTACCGGGTCTCCTTTGGCTGTTAATTGGCGCAGTGATAGGCGGAGCTGTACATGATCTTGTCGTCTTATTTGCGTCGATGCGAAAAAAGGGGAAATCGTTATCAGAGGTAGCGAAGGAAGAGCTAGGACCTGTCGCAGGATTTTGTACAGGGCTTGCGATGCTGTTTATCATTACGATCACAATGGCAGGACTGTCTATGGTTGTGCTTCATGCGTTAGAACGTAACCCTTGGGGGACATTTGCAGTCGGAATCACGATTCCAATTGCGATGGGGGTTGGTCTTTATTATAAAAAGACAGGCAATTTAAAACTGGCGACAACTGCGGGATTTATTTTGCTGATGGTTGGTGTATTCCTTGGGCCGAATATTCAAGGAACGGCACTTGGCGATCTTTTAACACTTGATACAAAAACACTTGCTCTTGCCTTGCCGATCTATGCTTTTTTTGCTGCGGCATTGCCGGTTTGGCTGCTGCTCGCACCGAGGGACTATTTAAGCAGCTTTATGAAAATAGGTGTTTTTATCGCATTGATTGCTGGAATCTTTGTCGTCAATCCAACGATTCAATTCCCAGCCTTTACGGAGTTTGTGAATGGAGGAGGTCCTGTTTTAGCTGGTCCTGTCTGGCCTTTTATTTCAATAACCATTGCTTGCGGTGCCATATCTGGTTTCCACGCATTTGTTGGATCTGGGACAACACCTAAAATGCTTGACCGCTGGAGTGATATGAAGCCTGTCGCTTTTGGCGCAATGCTAGTAGAATGTCTAGTTGGAATTATGGCGTTAATTGCCGCTACCGCTCTTCATCCAGGCGATTATTTTGCGATAAACAGTACGCCAGAAGTGTTCAGAACACTCGGGATGAGTGTCGAGAACCTTCCGCAGCTGAGTAAGGAAATTGGTCTTGATTTAGAAGGAAGAACGGGTGGAGCTGTGACATTAGCTGTAGGGATGGCGTATATCTTTACGGGGATTCCGTTCTTTGGTCATTTGGCGTCTTATTTTTTCCAATTCGTCATTATGTTTGAAGCTGTCTTTATTTTAACCGCTATTGATGCAGGGACACGTGTGGCACGATATTTGATTCAAGACTTCTTTGGCGAAGCTTATAAACCGCTTAAACGAAATGACTGGGTCCCTGGGTCGGTGTTCGCAAGTGCGCTTGCTTGTTTTATGTGGGGCTATTTGCTTTACTCTGGAGACATCGGGTCCATTTGGGCACTGTTTGGGGTGTCAAACCAGTTAATGGCATCGGTCGGTCTCATCATCGGAGCAACCGTTGTATTAAAAATTGCAGATAAAAGGCGATATATGCTGACTTGTTTAATTCCACTTGCTTACTTATATGTGACAGTGAATTACGCGGGCTATTGGATGGTAGCAAATGTATACCTTAATCCCGAGGCATCAGGTTACAGCGTGCTGAATGCGGTGCTATCAATCATTATGTTGATCTTAGGATTTGTGATTATTGTGTTTGCGATTAAAAAATGGGTCGACATTTGGCGTGATCCAGCGCTTCGGATGGAAACACCGATCACTGGCTAA
- a CDS encoding M42 family metallopeptidase, with the protein MTKLDQTLTMLKDLTDAKGIPGNERDVKKVMQTYIESYADEVSSDRLGSLIAKKEGNANGPKIMLAGHLDEVGFMVTKIDDKGYIRFQTVGGWWSQVMLAQRVTIVTKKGDITGVIGSKPPHVLSPEARKKSIEMTDMFIDIGASSKEQAMEWGVLPGDQIVPYFEFTVMNDEKMLLAKAWDNRIGCAVAIDVMKNLHNTQHENIAYSVATVQEEVGLRGAKTAAATIQPDIGFAIDVGVAGDTPGITEKEATSKLGKGPTIVVFDASMVSHKGLRDFVVQTADELNIPYQYDSMPGGGTDAGGIHLTGHGVPSLSIGIPSRYIHTHAAMIHRDDYENAVKLLTEVIKRLDQKTVEQITYGS; encoded by the coding sequence ATGACAAAGCTAGATCAAACATTAACTATGCTGAAAGACCTAACGGATGCAAAAGGGATTCCAGGAAATGAACGTGATGTCAAAAAAGTCATGCAGACATACATAGAATCATATGCAGATGAAGTCTCCAGTGACCGCCTTGGCAGCTTAATTGCTAAGAAGGAAGGAAACGCAAACGGACCTAAAATTATGCTTGCTGGTCACTTAGATGAAGTAGGATTCATGGTGACAAAAATTGATGACAAAGGCTACATTCGCTTCCAAACTGTCGGCGGATGGTGGTCACAGGTCATGCTCGCGCAGCGTGTGACGATTGTAACGAAAAAGGGAGACATAACAGGTGTGATTGGCTCAAAGCCGCCGCACGTCTTGTCACCTGAAGCTCGAAAAAAATCGATCGAGATGACAGATATGTTTATTGATATCGGTGCATCAAGCAAAGAACAGGCAATGGAGTGGGGCGTTCTGCCTGGAGATCAAATCGTCCCTTATTTTGAGTTTACAGTGATGAATGATGAAAAAATGCTCCTTGCAAAAGCATGGGACAACCGTATCGGCTGTGCAGTTGCGATTGATGTCATGAAGAACTTACACAATACTCAGCATGAGAATATTGCTTACAGTGTTGCAACTGTACAAGAGGAAGTTGGCCTGCGTGGTGCCAAAACAGCAGCGGCTACAATCCAGCCTGATATTGGATTTGCCATTGATGTTGGTGTAGCAGGAGACACACCGGGCATTACTGAAAAAGAAGCAACAAGCAAACTTGGCAAAGGACCAACGATTGTTGTATTTGATGCTTCTATGGTATCGCATAAAGGGCTTCGGGATTTTGTTGTCCAAACAGCGGATGAATTGAACATTCCGTACCAATATGACTCTATGCCTGGCGGCGGGACAGATGCTGGCGGTATCCATTTAACAGGTCATGGTGTGCCATCACTATCGATCGGGATACCAAGTAGATATATTCATACCCATGCAGCGATGATTCACCGAGATGATTATGAAAATGCAGTGAAGCTTTTAACAGAAGTGATCAAAAGACTTGATCAAAAAACGGTTGAGCAGATCACGTACGGTTCTTAA
- a CDS encoding DUF1294 domain-containing protein, which translates to MNIALIVLLILVNGYGFFLMGEDKRRAKAHKWRISEAHLWSAAVLFGAAGSYLGMQYFRHKTKHPAFQIGMPVLIMVQLIILGYIKFI; encoded by the coding sequence ATGAATATCGCGTTGATTGTGCTGCTGATCTTGGTAAATGGCTATGGTTTCTTTCTCATGGGAGAGGACAAACGCCGGGCAAAAGCGCATAAATGGAGAATTTCAGAGGCGCACTTATGGAGTGCTGCCGTGCTTTTTGGGGCTGCTGGATCGTATCTAGGGATGCAGTATTTCCGTCATAAAACAAAGCATCCTGCCTTTCAAATTGGCATGCCAGTGTTAATCATGGTGCAGTTGATCATATTAGGATATATCAAGTTCATCTGA
- the rplT gene encoding 50S ribosomal protein L20, protein MPRVKGGTVSRQRRKKVLKLAKGYFGSKHRLYKVANQQVMKSGNYAFRDRRQKKRDFRKLWITRINAAARMNGLSYSRLMHGLKLSGIEVNRKMLADLAVNDLSAFNQLADAAKAQLDK, encoded by the coding sequence ATGCCAAGAGTAAAAGGCGGAACTGTGTCGCGTCAGCGTCGTAAAAAGGTTCTTAAATTAGCAAAAGGTTATTTCGGTTCAAAACATAGATTATACAAAGTAGCAAACCAACAGGTGATGAAATCTGGAAACTACGCTTTCCGTGACCGTCGTCAGAAAAAACGTGACTTCCGTAAACTATGGATCACTCGTATCAATGCTGCAGCTCGTATGAACGGTCTTTCTTACAGCCGTTTAATGCATGGCCTAAAGCTTTCTGGTATCGAAGTAAACCGCAAAATGCTTGCTGACCTTGCTGTGAATGACCTAAGTGCATTCAATCAGCTTGCTGATGCTGCAAAAGCACAACTAGACAAGTAA
- the rpmI gene encoding 50S ribosomal protein L35, whose protein sequence is MPKMKTHRGSAKRFKKTGSGKLKRSHAYTSHLFANKSTKQKRKLRKSAIVSAGDFKRIKQQLANIK, encoded by the coding sequence ATGCCAAAAATGAAAACTCACCGCGGATCTGCTAAACGTTTCAAAAAAACAGGTTCTGGTAAACTTAAACGTTCTCATGCGTACACAAGTCACCTGTTCGCTAACAAATCTACAAAGCAAAAACGTAAATTGCGTAAGAGCGCAATCGTAAGTGCTGGAGATTTCAAACGTATCAAACAACAACTTGCAAACATCAAGTAA
- the infC gene encoding translation initiation factor IF-3: MSKDQLVNEGIRAREVRLIGQNGDQLGIKTRQEALEIATKANLDLVLVAANAKPPVCRIMDYGKFRFEQQKKDKEARKNQKIISLKEVRLSPTIDEHDFNTKLRNAIKFLEKGDKVKASIRFKGRAITHKEIGQRVLDRFSEACAEVATVETKPKMDGRSMFLMLAPKVEK; encoded by the coding sequence ATTAGCAAAGATCAATTAGTTAATGAAGGTATTCGTGCGCGTGAAGTTCGTTTGATCGGACAAAATGGCGATCAGCTGGGGATTAAAACCCGCCAGGAAGCTCTGGAAATTGCTACGAAAGCCAATCTTGACCTTGTGTTAGTTGCTGCAAATGCAAAACCACCTGTTTGCCGAATCATGGACTATGGTAAGTTCCGATTCGAACAGCAGAAGAAGGATAAAGAGGCACGTAAGAATCAAAAAATCATTAGCTTAAAAGAAGTTCGGTTGAGCCCGACAATTGATGAACATGATTTTAACACGAAGCTCCGTAATGCAATCAAATTCCTTGAAAAGGGCGATAAAGTGAAAGCTTCTATACGCTTTAAAGGGCGTGCGATTACGCATAAAGAAATCGGACAGCGCGTGTTAGACCGTTTCTCTGAAGCTTGCGCTGAAGTAGCAACAGTAGAAACAAAACCTAAGATGGACGGACGTAGCATGTTCCTCATGCTTGCACCAAAAGTCGAAAAGTAA
- the lrgB gene encoding antiholin-like protein LrgB, which yields MGTSTMSPYFGIVVSLVAFGIGTFLFEKSKGFFLFTPLFVAMVLGILFLKIGGFSYADYNEGGKIIKFFLEPATIAFAIPLYKQRALLKKYWWQILSAIFVGSLCSITIVYVVAKGIHLDAAVMKSMLPQAATTAIALPIAKDIGGIADITAFAVIFNAVIVYALGAFFLKWFRIKNPVAKGLALGTSGHALGVSVGIEMGEVEAAMASIAVVVVGVVTVIVIPIFMQLIL from the coding sequence ATGGGTACAAGTACAATGAGTCCTTATTTTGGTATAGTCGTCTCATTGGTCGCCTTTGGAATCGGTACATTCTTATTTGAAAAATCAAAAGGCTTCTTCTTATTTACACCACTTTTTGTCGCCATGGTGTTAGGTATTTTATTTTTGAAAATTGGCGGTTTTTCTTATGCAGATTATAATGAGGGCGGCAAGATTATCAAGTTTTTCTTAGAGCCTGCGACCATTGCTTTCGCTATTCCGCTTTATAAGCAGCGCGCATTGCTTAAAAAATATTGGTGGCAGATTTTATCCGCTATTTTTGTAGGATCACTTTGTTCCATTACAATTGTGTATGTCGTAGCAAAAGGCATTCATCTTGATGCGGCTGTAATGAAAAGTATGCTCCCACAGGCAGCGACGACAGCGATTGCTCTTCCGATTGCAAAGGATATTGGCGGAATTGCAGATATCACAGCCTTTGCGGTCATATTTAATGCAGTCATTGTGTATGCACTAGGTGCTTTCTTCTTAAAATGGTTTCGAATTAAAAATCCAGTGGCAAAAGGGCTTGCACTCGGTACATCAGGACATGCACTTGGCGTCTCTGTTGGGATTGAGATGGGTGAAGTGGAAGCGGCCATGGCAAGTATTGCTGTTGTGGTCGTAGGGGTTGTGACCGTCATCGTCATCCCAATCTTTATGCAATTGATTCTTTGA
- the lrgA gene encoding antiholin-like murein hydrolase modulator LrgA, translating to MSATKVYGFLSQAFIFATVMFVSNLISMYLPIPMPASVIGLVLLFVLLTTKIVKLEQVEQLGTSLTGLISFLFVPSGISVIQSLGVMQEVGVQVVGVIIIATIMLLAATGLFTQLLMQLSDKPQKRKETKESKSTPSHSNKPASSTH from the coding sequence ATGAGTGCCACTAAAGTATACGGATTTCTATCTCAAGCATTTATCTTTGCAACCGTAATGTTCGTTTCTAATCTCATTTCAATGTATTTACCAATTCCGATGCCTGCATCTGTGATTGGTCTGGTTCTATTATTTGTTTTGCTGACAACGAAAATCGTCAAACTGGAGCAAGTGGAGCAATTAGGTACATCATTGACAGGGCTCATTAGCTTTCTATTTGTTCCCTCTGGTATCTCGGTTATTCAATCACTAGGTGTCATGCAAGAAGTAGGTGTGCAAGTCGTCGGTGTCATTATCATTGCAACGATTATGTTACTTGCAGCGACAGGGCTATTCACGCAGCTTCTCATGCAATTATCAGACAAACCACAGAAACGTAAAGAGACAAAGGAGAGCAAATCGACTCCTTCTCATTCTAATAAACCAGCTTCAAGTACGCATTAA
- a CDS encoding LytR/AlgR family response regulator transcription factor, translating to MINVLIVDDEVLARDELKYLLRRTKEDVQIEEAENIESAFDRMVDHKPDLLFLDIDLSGENGFDIAKRLNRMSDPPAIVFATAFDQYALKAFEVSALDYLTKPFDEERLLQTIQKFKKWKSVETQDHQLSDERIPHQQKLAISVDDSIVILQVEEIMYVGLSEGKKVVKTKDHMYEVTEPLVVIEKKLPEAYFMRVHRSYIVNTSHMKEVQPWFNSTYNLHMTDGSIIPVSRTYAKELKKSLLLE from the coding sequence TTGATAAATGTATTAATCGTAGATGATGAAGTGTTAGCAAGAGACGAATTAAAATACTTATTACGCAGAACGAAAGAGGATGTTCAAATAGAGGAAGCAGAAAATATAGAATCAGCTTTTGACCGGATGGTGGATCATAAGCCGGACCTGCTCTTTTTAGACATTGATTTATCTGGTGAAAATGGATTTGATATTGCCAAAAGGCTCAACCGGATGTCTGATCCGCCAGCGATTGTATTTGCGACAGCCTTTGATCAGTATGCGCTGAAGGCGTTTGAGGTCAGTGCGCTCGATTATTTAACAAAACCATTTGATGAAGAACGGCTTTTGCAAACGATCCAAAAGTTTAAAAAGTGGAAATCTGTTGAGACGCAAGACCACCAGCTGTCAGATGAGAGAATACCCCATCAGCAAAAGCTAGCCATTTCAGTTGATGACTCAATTGTCATTCTGCAAGTAGAAGAGATCATGTATGTAGGGCTCAGTGAAGGGAAAAAGGTCGTGAAAACAAAGGATCACATGTATGAGGTCACAGAACCGCTTGTGGTCATTGAAAAGAAACTCCCTGAGGCTTACTTTATGAGGGTTCATCGAAGCTATATCGTGAACACCTCTCATATGAAAGAAGTACAGCCGTGGTTTAATTCGACGTATAATCTACATATGACAGACGGGTCGATTATTCCTGTCAGCCGCACTTACGCCAAAGAACTAAAGAAGTCGCTCCTGCTAGAGTAG
- a CDS encoding sensor histidine kinase, with amino-acid sequence MLHLIIMMIERVGIIVILGFVLAHVKGFRNLLLHNEGFQKKAVLVFIFASFSIISNYTGIEIQQQMVMNHEFSYHLGSSSSIANTRIMGIEMGGLIGGPFVGIGAGLLAGIHRYSLGGSTALSCAISSILAGVIAGYVGSRFKRKNRMVTPRQAALFGVAMESLQMIIILLFAKPFVDAWGLVSIIALPMIFVNGIGSFIFLSILQSVIRQEEQAKAMQTHRVFSIADQTLPFFRQGLNEQSCKSVAEIIHRLTETDAVSLTDTEKILAHVGDGTDHHIPSKSLITGLSKQVLMSGKIMKAHSKDEINCSVTHCPLQAAIVLPLTSNGQTIGTLKMYFNSPVGLSRVEEELAEGLAMLFSTQLELGEAETQSRLLKDAEIKALQAQVNPHFLFNAINTISVLCRTNVEMARKLLLQLSIYFRSNLQGARQLLIPLHKEIQHVEAYLSLEQARFPNKYHVTFQIEKELEQVMIPPFVLQVLVENAVRHAFPKHQTSCEVIVSAVMKDGHVYMKVTDNGQGIENDKMAQLLKAPVESKEGTGTALFNLDQRLRGIFGRQAALSIHSGQGTDISFRIPMDYVKEDDFR; translated from the coding sequence TTGCTTCATTTAATTATTATGATGATCGAGCGTGTTGGGATCATCGTTATTTTAGGGTTTGTGCTTGCCCATGTGAAGGGCTTTCGCAATCTATTGCTTCATAATGAAGGGTTTCAAAAAAAGGCAGTCCTTGTCTTTATTTTTGCTTCTTTTAGTATTATCAGCAATTACACAGGAATTGAAATCCAGCAGCAGATGGTCATGAATCATGAGTTTTCCTATCATCTCGGCTCGTCAAGCTCAATTGCCAATACGAGAATCATGGGAATCGAAATGGGCGGATTAATAGGAGGGCCGTTTGTTGGCATTGGTGCAGGGCTTCTAGCTGGTATTCATCGCTATTCATTAGGAGGAAGCACGGCACTCAGCTGTGCGATTTCTTCGATTTTAGCCGGTGTGATTGCAGGTTATGTCGGCAGCAGGTTTAAGCGGAAGAATCGAATGGTGACACCTCGCCAAGCCGCACTTTTTGGTGTGGCAATGGAATCCTTGCAGATGATTATTATCCTTCTATTTGCAAAGCCATTTGTTGATGCTTGGGGGCTTGTGAGTATTATTGCCCTGCCGATGATTTTTGTGAATGGAATTGGCAGCTTTATCTTTTTATCGATTTTACAGTCAGTCATTCGGCAAGAAGAGCAGGCAAAGGCGATGCAGACACACCGTGTATTTTCAATCGCCGATCAAACGCTGCCTTTCTTCCGCCAAGGGTTAAATGAACAGTCATGTAAAAGCGTGGCGGAGATCATTCATCGATTAACAGAAACAGATGCGGTCTCCTTAACCGATACAGAAAAGATTTTAGCGCATGTTGGAGATGGGACAGATCATCATATTCCATCGAAAAGCCTCATTACAGGACTGTCGAAACAAGTATTGATGAGCGGCAAAATTATGAAGGCGCATTCGAAAGATGAAATCAATTGTTCAGTCACCCATTGCCCGCTTCAAGCGGCGATTGTGCTGCCCCTCACCTCCAATGGTCAAACGATCGGAACGTTAAAAATGTATTTCAATTCTCCGGTCGGATTAAGCAGGGTAGAGGAGGAGCTTGCAGAAGGCTTGGCGATGCTGTTTTCCACACAGCTTGAGCTTGGGGAGGCAGAAACCCAAAGCCGTCTGCTAAAAGATGCAGAGATCAAAGCACTTCAAGCGCAAGTGAATCCGCACTTTTTATTTAACGCCATTAATACCATCTCTGTCTTGTGCAGAACGAACGTAGAGATGGCTAGGAAGCTGCTGCTTCAGCTGAGTATATATTTTCGATCCAATTTGCAAGGCGCCCGCCAGCTGCTCATTCCACTTCATAAAGAAATTCAGCATGTAGAAGCCTATTTGTCACTTGAACAAGCAAGGTTTCCAAATAAATACCACGTGACCTTTCAAATTGAAAAGGAGCTAGAGCAGGTGATGATTCCGCCATTTGTGCTTCAGGTGCTTGTTGAAAATGCAGTGAGACACGCATTTCCTAAACATCAAACGAGCTGTGAAGTCATCGTATCTGCTGTGATGAAAGATGGGCATGTTTATATGAAAGTGACGGATAATGGACAGGGAATCGAGAATGACAAGATGGCTCAGTTATTAAAAGCGCCTGTTGAATCCAAAGAAGGAACAGGTACGGCTCTTTTTAATTTAGATCAGCGGTTAAGAGGGATTTTTGGCAGACAAGCCGCTCTATCTATTCATAGCGGCCAAGGCACTGACATCTCATTTCGCATTCCAATGGACTATGTAAAAGAGGATGATTTTCGTTGA